One part of the Sebastes fasciatus isolate fSebFas1 chromosome 8, fSebFas1.pri, whole genome shotgun sequence genome encodes these proteins:
- the LOC141772013 gene encoding espin-like protein — protein MTEADLNRIEKQIENLQVMHKVSEVEKELEELERELHQLLPVSAALNQGHFSVNPKQVHGQAEDLPAWCSKISTLLKSMAILLATLGGKEIDILDLICPVYSQEDARNVSTGQSEQGESINTGFIGRSQSFSTREDVENEIKQCGVSVKNLKANYEIQNQQSADNNSNKVYKRKRSLPVVSESSYRPETIREDDVPCSSADVLQSHTNGGLPSVEESVLPLVEEPVIIASHAPKTYASSGVMAPTNIEQFNQVLSADPILNNGQLTRTLEVQTDLSYVQECIEMRKERIVFLFLEHWRKYTISESYRTKYTGRRGNHLDVGWEDYDQFSAQISGEMQSEDDKLFLFMKSKQVVGNLIGHWRTIMSQVPTRQIRRLSRAQMIYWPEHFLPHINGSPVNYESLTLDLFMLGYFQLLEMNMSRSERKFRHLLCYEMFDRLGSHKWEVIRRFHKEVMDGIERGKRDWSDGFEDIKLKYFGDSNEGGGVMTASLHSMSPDMSIKQESLPPPPPHPPPPPPPTHPAPPPPNVQSAPPALPPQPYPPASQSNVSPSSPPAASQDAISDNSQRVEQGTLKNSLEEKTQGDVKISEQMSSNKAVVSNGKSSEQDHMHTDATAKAETLRDTTESSRPDPVKDVPPVTVKIIEEPHVDKPPPRDEHNEDSIKLIYELKEFSNEEIIRYIDRSFAFWKEKEAELFDI, from the coding sequence atgacagaggctgaCCTGAACCGTATCGAGAAGCAAATTGAGAACCTGCAGGTCATGCACAAGGTTTCAGAAGTCGAGAAGGAGCTGGAAGAACTGGAGCGGGAGCTTCACCAGCTCCTACCAGTTTCTGCTGCCCTCAATCAAGGGCACTTCTCAGTCAATCCGAAGCAGGTGCATGGCCAAGCTGAAGATCTTCCAGCCTGGTGCAGCAAGATTTCTACCCTGCTCAAGAGTATGGCCATTCTTCTTGCCACTCTGGGGGGGAAAGAGATAGACATCTTGGATCTAATATGTCCTGTATATTCTCAAGAAGATGCAAGGAATGTGAGCACAGGTCAGTCTGAACAAGGAGAATCCATTAACACTGGCTTTATTGGACGATCTCAGTCCTTCTCAACAAGAGAGGATGTGGAGAACGAGATAAAGCAGTGTGGAGTTTCAGTAAAGAACCTCAAGGCCAATTATGAAATTCAGAATCAGCAGTCTGCAGATAACAATTCAAATAAGGTGTACAAGCGCAAGAGGTCACTCCCTGTGGTAAGTGAATCTAGTTATCGTCCAGAGACAATTCGTGAGGATGACGTCCCTTGTTCCTCTGCTGACGTCCTTCAGTCCCATACCAATGGAGGTTTACCTTCAGTTGAGGAATCAGTCTTACCACTTGTTGAAGAGCCAGTTATAATCGCATCTCATGCTCCTAAGACGTATGCGTCCTCTGGGGTAATGGCTCCAACTAACATTGAACAGTTCAATCAGGTTCTTTCTGCAGACCCCATTTTAAATAATGGTCAACTAACAAGAACCTTGGAGGTGCAGACAGATCTAAGCTACGTCCAGGAATGCATTGAAATGAGGAAAGAAAGAATTGTCTTCCTGTTCCTTGAACACTGGCGGAAGTACACTATCTCTGAATCTTATCGGACTAAATATACCGGCAGGAGAGGAAATCATTTAGACGTGGGCTGGGAGGACTATGACCAATTTAGTGCACAGATTAGTGGGGAGATGCAGAGTGAAGATGATAAACTCTTCCTTTTCATGAAGTCAAAGCAGGTAGTAGGGAATCTGATTGGCCACTGGAGGACAATCATGAGTCAAGTGCCCACACGCCAGATCCGCCGGCTGAGTCGTGCCCAGATGATCTACTGGCCAGAGCACTTCTTGCCACACATCAACGGGTCTCCTGTGAACTACGAAAGCCTAACCCTTGACCTCTTCATGCTTGGATACTTCCAGTTGCTGGAAATGAACATGTCTCGCAGTGAACGCAAGTTTCGCCACCTCTTGTGCTATGAGATGTTTGACCGTTTGGGCAGCCATAAATGGGAGGTCATAAGGCGGTTTCACAAGGAGGTCATGGATGGAATTGAGAGAGGGAAGCGAGACTGGTCGGACGGTTTTGAAGACATAAAACTCAAGTATTTTGGAGACTCAAATGAAGGGGGAGGTGTGATGACAGCTTCTCTACATTCCATGTCTCCTGACATGTCCATTAAGCAGGAGTCACTCCCTCCCccacctcctcatcctccacctcctccaccacctacCCACCCTGCACCCCCACCTCCAAATGTACAGTCTGCTCCACCTGCACTACCACCGCAACCTTACCCACCAGCCTCACAATCAAATGTTTCTCCATCATCACCCCCTGCTGCATCTCAGGATGCCATATCAGACAATAGCCAGCGTGTGGAGCAGGGAACCCTGAAGAACTCGTTGGAGGAAAAAACTCAGGGGGATGTAAAGATCAGTGAGCAGATGTCCTCAAATAAGGCAGTGGTTTCTAATGGGAAAAGTTCAGAGCAGGACCATATGCACACTGATGCTACGGCAAAAGCTGAGACACTACGGGACACGACAGAAAGCTCACGACCAGATCCAGTGAAAGACGTTCCTCCGGTTACTGTTAAAATCATAGAGGAACCTCATGTTGATAAACCTCCACCCAGGGATGAACACAATGAAGACTCAATTAAATTGATCTATGAGCTAAAAGAGTTCAGCAATGAGGAGATCATCAGATACATTGACCGAAGCTTTGCTTTTTGGAAAGAGAAAGAAGCTGAGCTTTTTGATATCTAA